The genomic region TCGGGTTGGGAACTGCCGGAAGGAGGCCGAACGTCGGCGTCGCCGGCGCGCGCAACCGCCGCTTCGCCCGCAGACCTCGGAACCTCCAGCTCACGAACTACTTTAAGGCAAGCCGCCTCACCCACAAAGGGTTCCGCTGCGGATGGAGATTGGATTCTGGCGATCAAGCCGTCGGAAGTGAGGCCTAGGTTGTGCAGCGTGTCTTCGCAATCGGTGCAGGCCGCGATGTGTTCGGTAACTTCCTCGGCTTGCGGAACCGGCAGAGTTCCTAAGGCATAGCCCGATAGTTGCTCGCGGCTGGGGCATTGGCGCTGCGACATGCTGACGAATCCTAGCGAAGGAAAAGAGACGATTGCGACGGCGTGAGACCTGAAGTGCGGGGCAGTTCAAGTCACCCTATTGATAAATAACGCCGGGGGTTCACAGTTATTTTTTCAACTGCGAATAACCGCATAAACCCCGGTGTTTCGCTGAGTTTACGCGATCGCAAGCGACTGTTTTCCTGCGCCGAAACTTTCCTGCGCTTAGGCTTAACCTAGCCCGTCCATCTCTTCGCGCAACCGCCGCAAGACTCGATACTTGGCTTG from Planctomycetia bacterium harbors:
- a CDS encoding zf-HC2 domain-containing protein, with the protein product MSQRQCPSREQLSGYALGTLPVPQAEEVTEHIAACTDCEDTLHNLGLTSDGLIARIQSPSAAEPFVGEAACLKVVRELEVPRSAGEAAVARAGDADVRPPSGSSQP